The Solanum pennellii chromosome 11, SPENNV200 genome contains a region encoding:
- the LOC114074716 gene encoding uncharacterized protein LOC114074716 yields MVHPKKIEAVKDWVRPTTITEIRSFLGLVGYYRRFVEGLSSIASPLTRLTQKEVTFQWSDECEVSFQKLKTLLTTALIVTLPVEGEGFVVYCHASWIGVRGSSSPPIYIQSEGSEFDPLEMVGVFQGLRHDYSLSSRQGKCCNRCLESKGEPRKVLAFMGAKSSLLEQIRAQQFDDGDLCKNRYKVLKGESKAAILDSQGFLRIIGRICVPRTVDLTRLIMEEAHSSRYSIHPGATKMYHDLKQHYW; encoded by the exons aTGGTGCATCCTAagaagattgaggcagttaAAGATTGGGTCAGACCAACTACAATTACTGAGATTCGGAGTTTCTTAGGCCTTGTTGGTTATTATAGACGGTTTGTAGAGGGTTTATCATCTATTGCATCAccattaactagattgacaCAGAAGGAAGTGACTTTTCAGTGGTCTGACGAGTGTGAGGTTAGTttccaaaagctcaagactttattGACTACTGCTCTGATTGTGACGCTACCCGTGGAGGGAGagggttttgttgtatattgtcaTGCTTCTTGGATTG GTGTTCGCGGATCATCGTCGCCTCCaatatatattcaatcagaGGGATCTGAATTTGATCCATTGGAGATGGTTGGAGTATTTCAAGGACTACGACATGACTATTCTTTATCATCCAGGCAAGGCAAATGTTGTAACAGATGCCTTGAGTCAAAAGGCG AACCTCGTAAGGTGTTGGCTTTTATGGGGGCTAAGTCATCCTTGTTGGAACAAATTCGGGctcaacagtttgatgatggtgATTTATGTAAGAATAGATACAAGGTGTTAAAAGGAGAATCCAAGGCTGCAATTCTTGATAGTCAGGGATTTTTGAGGATTATAGGTCGTATCTGTGTTCCTCGGACAGTTGATTTGACTAGATTGATCATGGAGGAGGCCCATAGTTCGAGGTACTCTATTCATCCAGGggctactaagatgtatcatgacttgaAGCAACATTATTGGTAG